CGATCCAGCGTGGGCTTCCTTCCTTACTGGTCATGCAAGATTCGTAAGCTTCGTGGCGGGGAGGAATCTCTCCCCGCGCTGCCCGGGCCACGTATTCGCGCTGGACTCGGAGCTGCTCGGGATCCAAACGAGGGATCAGCCAGGCTCCTTCCCCTAATAATTCCGGAGGAGAGTATCCCAGGATGCGCTCGACTCCCGGGCTCACATAAACAATGCGCCCGGCTTCGTCGCCGATGATGACAATCGTATTGATGAGGTCGAGAAATCGCTGTGCGAGTCCGGGATCAATTGGAGAAGAGATCGCGCCGAGTCCTGCATCCGGCTTAACGTGCTCAGCCATATGCCTTAGAACCCACCCCGCAACGCATTATTGTGACTGCGATGTGCCCTACGTCAGACGCTCCGCTAACCGATTTTGTACTCTGGTGCAGCATTTGCAGTGATGCAGGTCACGTCAGCGATGGCAGGGCTGTAGCGGTTAGCCCTTGGCAGCCGCGGGAACTACGCTGGCGCGCAACTCCGCCACGATCTCTTTGGCCGCCTCTCGCGCTTCTGCAAACTTATTCGGCTCGAATGAAATAGCACCCACCCGGGCATGACCTCCTCCGCCGTAACGTTCGCAGATTTTCGCGAGGTTCACCATTCTATCCGTATTGGCCCAGGGATTGGAACCTACCGAAACCTTGGTACGAAAGCTGCTTCGACTCAAGCCTACGCTATAGACCGTTTCAGGGCAAAGGTAGTACGGGATGAACTTGTTATACCCCTCGAGCTCGTGGTCGGTCACGTCAAAATACACGGTCCCGCGCTCATATTGGCTGCGCTCGCGCAGGATCTCGATGGATTGCTGGTGACGCTGCATCAGGGGTGGAATCCGTTCACTGACGAAGGGCTGCAGAATGATGTCGCTCAATGGTTGGTTGGCCAGAAGAGGAATCAGCCGGGGAATGAAATTCGAATCCTGTGTGGATTCGATTACCATCGTCAACTTCATTGCCGGTTCTTTCATTTCTACGGCGGTTTTGGCGTCAGGATATAGAGCGCCGTCCACAATATCCGCCCAGCGCACTACTTCGGCCACCGGCTTTGGATCAAAGCCAAATACCCGCTGGGTTGTCTGCGCTATGTAACTGGTACAGGACTTGAACTCGGGATCATAGAATTTCTTGCCACTGTGGTCATGGCGGAAATGTTCAGCGTCTTGCGGGGTTAGAAATGCGCTCTGGTGATGGTCGAACCACCAGGTGATCTTCGGAGAACTGGAGTACTTGAAATCCAGGATTGCATTCTCGTCAGCATCGAACTGGCGCTCGTCGAACAGGGCGCCTGCACGGTGCACTAGGCCGGTGTACACGAATTCCGCCTCTGGCCGAATGCGTTCGCGATAGAAGCGGGAAAAGACAGCTGCCGAGCAGGCCCCATCAAAACACTTGTCATGATAAAAAACGCGAATTTTCACTCTCCACCTTTCCCATGCTCGCGGGATTTGTGGCTGAACAAAACAAACCAGAATGGCTACGCGCCCGGCGCTTGTCAAGAAGCGAGCGCCCGCAGCGACCGTTTTTTACGTTGCTGGAAATGCCGTCTTAACCGGAAAAACTAAGTGTAGGGACTACCTGGGGTTGAAATAAAACCCGTTTCTCACGCACACACTGTTTCTCACCCACACACTAAAGCCCTGCCTGCGGGGATACAGGGCTGGTTGAAGAATTCTTTGGCGGTTCAGAAATGCGAGGCTTGATGGGAAGGAGCCGTAGACGGTAGAAGCGTCTTCCGCATCTGCCGCACCTGGCCGGCCGCAAAAGCAGCAGAGGCATGAGCCGCCTCTCCAGCGTACTGCGACAACGGGAAGTGTGAATGTCCGAGCTCTTGCACCAAGAACAATTCAAAATGCCCACTGAGGCCTCGCTTGCTGAGCTGCGGACAATTATTCACCGCAAGCGGCGATCTTGAAGACAGAATCGATTGAGGCACAAAACCAAAGACAAAGTGCCGCTTTGGACTTCCGGGCGTAGACTGCTGGGGATCGATACCGCATGCCGCATTTACCGCCAATTTCTCGATGACTCACTCGAAACGCACCGGCTCGAATAAATCTGAAACCCAGGACAGGATTCCGTGTCGCGTTCACCCTATGCTCGCCGTTCTGGCCAGTAAGCCTTCCAACCAGCCAGGTTGGGTTTACGAAGAAAAATATGATGGCTATCGCATCCTGGCTTACAAGGAAGGCGCGAAGGTTACGCTGCTCTCCCGCAACGACAAGGACCGAACTGCTACCTACGCCGGTGTCGCGAATCTCGTTGCCGAGCTCTCGCCTCGGACCTTGCTCCTAGATGGAGAGGTAGTGGCGCTGGACAAAAATGGGATCTCACGATTCGAACTGCTGCAACAAGGCGCCGCCAAGCCCCGTTATGCAGTTTTCGACTGCCTGTACCTTAACGGCCAGGACCTTCGCCGCCAGCCGCTCCGGGAGCGGCGAAAAGCGCTGGAAAAAACCGTTCCCACAAAGACCGGATTATTTGTTTCGCGCAGGCTGGCCAGCAATGGACTGGTTGCGTATGAGATCGCAAAGAAGAAGGGTTACGAGGGAGTCCTGGCCAAGGACGAGTCTTCTTCTTACATCGAAGGACGTTCCTCCAGCTGGTTGAAGTTCAAGGTCCACCAGGAAGATGAATTTGTCATTGTGGGCTACACGCCGCCGGAAGGATCGCGCAAATATATCGGCGCATTGCTGCTGGGCGCACACCAGGACGGAAAGCTCTACTACGTAGGAAAAGTGGGGACGGGATTTTCGCAAGAGAGGCTCAGATCCCTGCATTCGCGCTTCAAGCCGTTAATCCGCAAGTCTCCTCCGATAGCAAATCCTCCGCGAGAACCGGGAGTTATCTACCTGAAGCCCGATCTAGTGGCTCAGATCGGGTTCCAGGAATGGACCGACGACAAAAAACTCCGGCAAGCGCGGTTTCTTGGTCTGCGCGATGACAAGGCTGCGCGCGAGGTCTCCGTGCCGGAATCTGCGCCGTGATTAGCGAGATGGATACAGGCCTTCCGGGTTCGCGTGCGGAGAGCTACAGTCTCACCAAGGGAGGTGGGGAATGGAGATCGCGCAACGCTGGTGCATCGATGAAGTTCAGCGGGCGTACAGCGGGGTGGTCAGGCTAGCAAGGCTTCATGAGTACGGTCCGTTCTTAAGCGTGGAAGAAGCCGAGCAGCAGATACGCGAACTGCTGCGTCAGCCTCGCTTCCGATACTCCGATCTGATCGCTTCGCTGGAAAACTGAGCCGGGGCCGCCGCCGTCCGGAGAAAGAGGAAATCGCACTCAGTTGCGCATTCTCGCCAGGCGCAAGCGGAACCGCTTCGCAGTCCGATATTGTGTTTCCCTTTCTGATATTTTCTCCAAAAATTATTTTAGAAAAAGTTAGTAACCTCCTTGCCAGTAACTGCAATATATGTACAATACGTGAATTCCCTTAGGACCCGAAAAACCAAGGCTGCAGCCCTGATCGGCCTTGGCGGGTCACAACTGCTGTGAGGAGAATTTGGTTGCGCCGGTCCCTGCTGTCGAGTACCAGTGTCGCTCCCACAAGAACCAATCGTGAAGCGGCCGCGGCCCTAAACGGCGCAGCTCTGCTTAATCGTTCATAACGCGGCCCCTGAACGCGAATAAGAAACAACGCCCCTTCGCCTGCAAATTGCGCGGTGAAAACCGCCCAGGAGAGGACTGTTGCGCCGGCACAAATTACTCTTTCACCACCTGCTGCCCCTGCTGGTTTCGTCGTTTAGTTTCGCTGGAGTCACGGTCAGTTCGCCCGCCGATGGCTCGACCTCAGGATCCCCTGTTCATTTTGCGGCCGTGGCAAGCTCGCAGTACGCCTCGGTAGCTTCCATGACTATCAACGTTGATAGTCAGAACATGTACACGATTTATGCGGCAAGCCTCGATACCTATCTGCCCCTGGCGCCCGGCAGCCACCACATACTGGTAAAAGCCTGGGACAATCAGGGTAACTACTTCGATAGTCCACTCACGGTTAATGTTACCGCCAGCAACTCCAGTGGTGCTGGAGGGAGCGTCAACGTAAGCCAGCCCGTAAATAATCAGACGGTGGGGACAGGCGTGCACTTTATCGCCTCGGCTTCATCCAGTTCCGCCCCCATTTCATCGATGACCATCAACATCGACACGCTGGACGTGTACAAGGTCTATGCCGGCCAGGTGGACACCTGGATCAATGTCGGCCCAGGCACACATCAGGTCTATGTGAAGGCCTGGGACAATCTCGGGCATTACTTCGACCAGGTGCTCACGATTTATGTTAACTCCGCGGCCAGCAGCGCCAATTCCGCGAACAGCAACGCGACTACCATTCCCAACATTCAGAGTATGCCGGGGTGGGAGTCGTGCGATGTGTGTGCGGGCGCAGGAGGCAACGGACCGAGCGTGCAACACTCGATGACGCAGAACATCGCCAATCCGTCTCTGAGTGGCGCGTCCACCATATTCTGGATCGGACCGGGCGCTCCATATTCCGACGTCCTGTGGTGGAAGCGACTGGCTCCGAGCTCGACCGCTTCGCACTTCGTGTATGACCTCTACTTCTACATCGGCGACATCAATGCCGCACAGGCATTAGAGTTCGATATCTTTTACTCCCGCGATGGCAAGAAGAACTACTTTGGCTCGGAATGCGATACACGCGGCTGGTATGCCGGAACCTGGCAGGTCTGGAACGGTACAGATGCCTGGGTGCACACGGGATATCCCTGTCGGGTTCAGCCCAACGCCTGGAATCACGTCACCATCGAGCTGTATCGCACGCCCGAAGGCATGACCCATTTCGTTTCCGAGAGCATGAATGGTGAAAAGCAGACGATCGACCAGGAATATCCGCCGATCGCGGTGGATGCCTTCGAGATGAATGCCGCCGTGCAGCTGGACGGAAATGAAAACCAGGTACCTTACAAAATCTGGGTGGACAAGATGACGCTCACGTATTGGTAGGGTGGAGCTTCATAAGCCCACCCTTTCTTCAACGAAACGTCGGAGGGTGGGACAGTTCAATTTCGCGGCGATAGGACCCTGATCCGAATGGCTCTACGGATGCGCTTCCAAGCGGGCTGATGACTGACTGCTGATTGCTGAGTACTGACGGCTAGAACGTATACGAAATTCCAACCAGCGGAACTACAGTTGAGCGCAAACCACCGTCGTTGAGCTTGATCAGGGCATTGCCGCTGATCAGCAGACTGCGATAGGGACTCACCTTTGCCCCGATCGCGAAGTCCAGAATGTTGAAAGAATCCTGGAAGATCGTTATCTGACTGACGTCGTTGTGCACCTGGCCGGTGATGTCGGTGTAAGGGCCAACCTTCGCTCGATCAGCATCGAAGACCCGCTGACCTAATAGGTCAGCAGCGATCGTGAGTTTTCTGGTTACGCCAACGTCGGCGCCTCCTGAAAAGAAGAACTGCGTAGGAAGCCGTTTCTCGGTTCCCGTGGCAACATCCCCGGCAAGAACGGAGTCGCCATTTACCAGCACCCCAAGATTGACGTGCGGCGAGATTCTTCCGGGATAGGAAGCCGCGACAAACGGTTTCACTCCCCATGTGCCCGAGCCCAGAAAATTCTCCGCGTCACCAGTAGGAGTGCGAATGTCAGTGCCCACCGCCAGGTGAAAGCGCTCTCTCTGCCAAACCGTCCCTTTTATCCGAAAGACCACATCGCCTATTCCGGTGGCACTACTGGGACTGAAAAATGTGGCCTGGGTGCTGGCCGCCTGGCAGGGAATACTGTTGACGCACGCCGGATCCCAGTAGTGCGCAAATCCAAAAGGCCCTGGCTGCGAGTTGCGCACGATCGTGCCATCCGAGGTGACTTTGAAGCTCACATCCAGAATCGGAATCGAAACCGATGCGTCAATGCGGTTGGTAATGCCAAAGGTCGCGAACAACGTATATTGATTGACCTTCAGATCGAGCCGGTTGCTGGTGGTGATAAAGTCTTTCTCAAATGTCGGATTCCCGGGGGATGGCGGGTCGCCGGGCTTACGGTCCGAACCATCGGGATTCAGATCGATGTGGGTAAACGTGGCCGGCACATGCTTTAGATCGATGCCGTCGATGGTACTGAATCCGAAATGTTGAAATGTGAAAGCTACGAAGATCCTGTGCCGTCCAATAGTTTCCGCGCGCTCCGTCAGCAGCGGTCCATAGCTCTCTGTGGATCGCGTGTAGATACCTAAGGCGGGATCAAAGACAAACGTGAAGCCTGAGGCCGGGGACGCGATCTGCAAGACGGTTAGTTGAGTGCCAATGGCGGAGTTGAGTGGCGTGAAACTAGACTCGAACTCGCTCAGGAAGTGTGCGGCATGGAAGGGATTGGGAAGCGTGAGGCCTCCGGGTCCGTAGATCTGGGGAATCTGGCAGATGAGCTTGCTGGATTTCTGAGTAGTGGGGCAAACCCCTTGTGCCCAAAGGGCGACTGTCAAGAGACAGCTCACAGCGAGAATGACAGGTTTCACGTACACCACCTCTGAGGCCGTCACTCGACGGACTGAATGACCCAGTTCGCCGTCCGTTTTTCCAGTTGGATCGTTACATTGGAGTTGCCGCCCTTTTCCACCCCACCAGGAAACGTGAATTGCAAAGAGCGCAAGCATGTCACCGTGGCCCGGTTGCCGTCAATTTGAACTTCCCGCGATGGTTGCAACTGCATACGAATGCTGCTGGCGTCGCGAAAGGAATCTTTGATCTTCTTCAGCTCCTGCTTGCTCAGGGACGGCCAAACCGCCGAGAGCTCGTCCACATCCTTGTGCTCAAAAGCCTGGCCGAAGCGCTGCAGCACGGTCAGGATCTGCTGACGATCACTGCCATGCGATTCTGACTGGCTGGCGCCGTCCAGCAGCCGGCGCAACTGGTCGCGAGCCTGTTGCGAGTACTGGCCATTGGGATAGTTCCTGAGAAAAGCTTGAAGGGCATTCGGATCATGAGCATTGCGGGCCGTACTCCAATCGCTGGCCTCTTTCTGAAGCTGAGCAATGGAAGCCTTGGCGGCAGCAGCATTCTGACCGTTAGGAAACTTCTTCAGATAGTTGTCGAGGGCGACCAGATCATTGCTGTTTTTTGCGGCGCGCCATTCCAGCTCATCCGCCCGGCTTCGTGCCTGGTCGGAGAAGCGTCCGTTAGGATACCTGCGAACATAATTCTCAAGTGCTGCGCTATCATTGCTCTGAGCAATGGAATTCCAGTCCTGCAACTCAACGTCGGGCCGAAGTTGCCCGTCGAGCATGATCTTCTTGCCGGCTGCAAAATCCTGTTTCAGCTGCTTGGAGAGAAAACCATCCTTGGAGAATGCGACCGAATGTTCACCGGGACGAATCTCCGCGCTGAAGGTGCCGTCAGGGCGGATTGTGCCGAGCTCGGTTCCATCAACCGTGATCCTGGTTCCTGCCAGACCCTGCTGGATGGCGAGAGTCGCTCCCAGAAATACTTGCTTTTGCAGTTTGAAAAAAAGCTGGGTTTCCTTGTTCTCGAGAATCGAGGCTTGCTGCGAAACACCCTGATAGCCGGGCTTTTCCACTTGCACCAGATACGATCCTGGCTGCATTACTGGAACTCGGAGCTGCCCATTGGTGCCGGTGCGGCCATACTCACGGTTGTTGATCAGGACTGTAGCGCCATCCTCACTAGTGCTAACGGCGAGTGAACCGACTGCCATCTGCGGGCTAGGGCGAGTGAAAGAGGCCCAGAAGGCCGGGGGATCGGGAGGCTTGAAGCTCAGAAGAGGAACAGAGGTTCGTACACGATAGATGTTCAAGAAGGCATATGTGGCGACTGC
The Terriglobales bacterium DNA segment above includes these coding regions:
- the ligD gene encoding non-homologous end-joining DNA ligase; its protein translation is MLAVLASKPSNQPGWVYEEKYDGYRILAYKEGAKVTLLSRNDKDRTATYAGVANLVAELSPRTLLLDGEVVALDKNGISRFELLQQGAAKPRYAVFDCLYLNGQDLRRQPLRERRKALEKTVPTKTGLFVSRRLASNGLVAYEIAKKKGYEGVLAKDESSSYIEGRSSSWLKFKVHQEDEFVIVGYTPPEGSRKYIGALLLGAHQDGKLYYVGKVGTGFSQERLRSLHSRFKPLIRKSPPIANPPREPGVIYLKPDLVAQIGFQEWTDDKKLRQARFLGLRDDKAAREVSVPESAP
- a CDS encoding phosphoesterase, which gives rise to MKIRVFYHDKCFDGACSAAVFSRFYRERIRPEAEFVYTGLVHRAGALFDERQFDADENAILDFKYSSSPKITWWFDHHQSAFLTPQDAEHFRHDHSGKKFYDPEFKSCTSYIAQTTQRVFGFDPKPVAEVVRWADIVDGALYPDAKTAVEMKEPAMKLTMVIESTQDSNFIPRLIPLLANQPLSDIILQPFVSERIPPLMQRHQQSIEILRERSQYERGTVYFDVTDHELEGYNKFIPYYLCPETVYSVGLSRSSFRTKVSVGSNPWANTDRMVNLAKICERYGGGGHARVGAISFEPNKFAEAREAAKEIVAELRASVVPAAAKG
- a CDS encoding AAA-like domain-containing protein translates to MPSLRDLPDAPLAMTGQSPISAERFFIAGGTLRRDARCYIPRAADRQLYDALKKNEICYVLTSRQMGKSSLMVRTAARLREEGVSVAILDLTGLGQNLTPHQWYNGLLERIGQQLDLEDEVEQYWLGCGHLGPMLTWMDAISQVVLPRCPKQLVIFVDEIDAVRSLPFCADEFFAGIRELYNRRTQQPELYRLTFCLLGVASPSDLISDVRTTPFNIGRRIELGDFTPAEASPLAEGLAPELSAGQRALQRVLHWTNGHPYLTQRLCLAVADQDSASQSTVDKCCEDLFLSQKARQQDDNLLFVRERLLRSEVDTPSLLTLYSKICNRDRVRDDETNPLMTVLRLSGIVRNESGQLKVRNRVYAHVFDEEWVTSNLPGAEIRRQRIAFLRGLKLAGAIAIPVLLAVATYAFLNIYRVRTSVPLLSFKPPDPPAFWASFTRPSPQMAVGSLAVSTSEDGATVLINNREYGRTGTNGQLRVPVMQPGSYLVQVEKPGYQGVSQQASILENKETQLFFKLQKQVFLGATLAIQQGLAGTRITVDGTELGTIRPDGTFSAEIRPGEHSVAFSKDGFLSKQLKQDFAAGKKIMLDGQLRPDVELQDWNSIAQSNDSAALENYVRRYPNGRFSDQARSRADELEWRAAKNSNDLVALDNYLKKFPNGQNAAAAKASIAQLQKEASDWSTARNAHDPNALQAFLRNYPNGQYSQQARDQLRRLLDGASQSESHGSDRQQILTVLQRFGQAFEHKDVDELSAVWPSLSKQELKKIKDSFRDASSIRMQLQPSREVQIDGNRATVTCLRSLQFTFPGGVEKGGNSNVTIQLEKRTANWVIQSVE
- a CDS encoding transporter; amino-acid sequence: MTVALWAQGVCPTTQKSSKLICQIPQIYGPGGLTLPNPFHAAHFLSEFESSFTPLNSAIGTQLTVLQIASPASGFTFVFDPALGIYTRSTESYGPLLTERAETIGRHRIFVAFTFQHFGFSTIDGIDLKHVPATFTHIDLNPDGSDRKPGDPPSPGNPTFEKDFITTSNRLDLKVNQYTLFATFGITNRIDASVSIPILDVSFKVTSDGTIVRNSQPGPFGFAHYWDPACVNSIPCQAASTQATFFSPSSATGIGDVVFRIKGTVWQRERFHLAVGTDIRTPTGDAENFLGSGTWGVKPFVAASYPGRISPHVNLGVLVNGDSVLAGDVATGTEKRLPTQFFFSGGADVGVTRKLTIAADLLGQRVFDADRAKVGPYTDITGQVHNDVSQITIFQDSFNILDFAIGAKVSPYRSLLISGNALIKLNDGGLRSTVVPLVGISYTF